In a genomic window of Oreochromis aureus strain Israel breed Guangdong linkage group 13, ZZ_aureus, whole genome shotgun sequence:
- the st3gal7 gene encoding ST3 beta-galactoside alpha-2,3-sialyltransferase 7 gives MVTLNRLSVADLDDSSQQLPEAAEAATPRPAFHRKKVIPKTDSRDVFLNREENLFFSLMLLIGCYLAILIPAYLPLDKVAAIRDDYQQPKDMAVLNRSASLLAGPCLPRWCLNHLKHLSYPVGLQDIPVFVQQERPEPWTLSPPLGFQGIEQHLAVALASLPQPGLPPSLKREGSCTRCVVVGSGGILHGSHLGSHIDQYDIIIRLNNAPVHGFERDVGSRTTIRLTYPEGAPHSSNEYKRTSIFAVVVFKSLDLDWVTSVITKQPLSFWSKMWFWKEVVDHIPLTPESFKIVHPEIIHKTGQVIEKYELNQRNNILPTIGATGVVMALQMCDQVSLAGFGYDMQHPEARLHYYEAIRMDTMKSQVVHDVTAEKLFLKDLVAAGVVTDLTGGV, from the exons GAAAGTGATCCCAAAGACTGACTCCAGAGAtgtttttctcaacag AGAGGAGAACCTTTTCTTTAGCCTGATGCTGCTGATCGGATGTTATTTGGCTATTCTGATTCCTGCTTATCTCCCCTTGGACAAGGTGGCAGCTATCAGGGATGACTATCAACAACCCAAAGATATG GCCGTACTAAATCGGTCAGCCTCTCTGCTGGCAGGACCTTGTCTGCCTCGCTGGTGTCTAAACCACCTCAAGCACCTGTCTTATCCTGTTGGCCTCCAAGACATCCCCGTGTTTGTACAGCAGGAGAGGCCTGAGCCATGGACTCTGTCTCCTCCTCTTGGGTTTCAGGGCATCGAACAGCATCTCGCTGTAGCGCTCGCCTCTCTGCCTCAACCTGGCCTGCCTCCATCATTGAAGAGAGAAGGCAGCTGCACGCGATGCGTGGTGGTGGGTAGTGGAGGGATTCTTCATGGGAGCCATCTTGGATCACATATAGATCAGTATGACATCATTATCAG GCTGAATAATGCTCCAGTGCACGGCTTTGAGAGAgatgttggttcgaggacaacCATCCGCCTGACATATCCAGAGGGAGCGCCTCACTCCTCAAACGAGTACAAAAGGACTAGCATATTTGCTGTGGTGGTCTTTAAGAGCCTAGATTTAGACTGGGTTACTTCTGTCAtcaccaaacaacctctg aGCTTCTGGTCTAAAATGTGGTTCTGGAAAGAAGTTGTGGATCATATCCCCCTGACACCAGAGAGCTTCAAGATCGTCCACCCAGAGATTATTCACAAGACGGGCCAAGTTATAGAGAAATATGAACTGAACCAGAGAAAT AACATATTGCCAACAATTGGTGCCACTGGAGTGGTGATGGCTTTGCAGATGTGCGACCAGGTGAGCCTGGCTGGGTTTGGGTATGACATGCAGCACCCTGAGGCCAGGCTTCATTATTATGAGGCCATACGCATGGACACAATGAAGTCTCAG GTGGTGCATGATGTAACTGCTGAAAAACTCTTCTTGAAGGACCTGGTGGCTGCAGGAGTAGTGACTGACCTAACAGGAGGGGTATGA